In Tepidimonas taiwanensis, the following are encoded in one genomic region:
- a CDS encoding methylated-DNA--[protein]-cysteine S-methyltransferase, with amino-acid sequence MPATANAPSALRCAFAPTDVGLALVAADDAGIASVLLGDDATALRGELQRRFPAAHAIDDPRSIAGWVEAVAACLDHPRAAPSLPLAPRGTPFQQRVWQRLRAIPAGHTTTYAALARELGTAARAVGQACGANPIAVLIPCHRVLAQDGGLGGYRWGLARKRWLLTREGVALPPP; translated from the coding sequence ATGCCCGCCACCGCCAACGCCCCGTCTGCGCTGCGCTGCGCGTTCGCCCCCACCGATGTGGGCCTGGCGCTGGTCGCCGCGGACGACGCCGGCATCGCCTCGGTCCTGCTCGGCGACGACGCGACGGCGCTGCGCGGGGAGCTGCAACGACGCTTTCCCGCCGCCCATGCGATCGACGATCCCCGCAGCATCGCGGGCTGGGTCGAGGCCGTCGCCGCCTGCCTGGATCACCCGCGGGCGGCGCCATCCCTCCCGCTCGCCCCCCGCGGGACCCCGTTTCAGCAACGGGTCTGGCAGCGGCTGCGCGCCATCCCCGCCGGGCACACGACGACCTACGCCGCACTGGCGCGCGAGCTGGGCACCGCCGCGCGCGCCGTCGGCCAGGCCTGTGGGGCGAACCCGATCGCGGTGCTGATCCCGTGCCACCGCGTGCTGGCGCAGGACGGTGGCCTGGGCGGCTACCGCTGGGGGTTGGCGCGCAAACGCTGGTTGCTCACGCGCGAGGGGGTGGCGCTGCCACCCCCCTGA
- the sbcB gene encoding exodeoxyribonuclease I yields MNTEPHTFFWHDYETFGPDPRWDRPAQFAGRRTDAELHPIGEPVVWYCQPAPDYLPDPESCLITGITPQRCREQGLPERVFAESILRELERPGTIGVGYNTIRFDDEFTRHLLWRNLLDPYAREWRNGCGRWDLLDVVRMTWALRPDGIEWPRHPDGKPSFRLEHLSAANGLVHAQAHDALSDVDATLALARLIRQRQPRLFDYALGLRRRERVMAVLGLPALAGQARPFVHISGQFPAERGCLAVMWPLATHPNNRHELLAWDLAYDPRELVDLRPEEVRRRMFTREADLPPGVRRLPLKSVHLNRSPMVVASLSILRDGAAQRFGLDLGQIERHAAHAAALPDLGALWAAVYERHSREEPTDVDAALYDGFIGDEDRRRLNRLRALPPDDPAWRHTGFDDPRLPELVFRFRARNHPETLDAQEQVRWRAHCEERLLRGTGRGMSLCAYRERLGALAEEARERGDTRGQTILAALGDYAAALVPTDANGPNSHGCK; encoded by the coding sequence GTGAACACCGAGCCCCACACCTTCTTCTGGCATGACTACGAGACGTTCGGACCCGATCCGCGGTGGGATCGGCCGGCGCAGTTCGCCGGCCGACGCACCGACGCCGAACTCCACCCCATCGGCGAGCCGGTGGTGTGGTACTGCCAGCCGGCGCCGGACTACCTGCCGGACCCCGAGAGCTGTCTGATCACCGGCATCACGCCGCAGCGCTGCCGCGAGCAGGGGCTGCCCGAGCGGGTGTTTGCCGAATCGATCCTGCGCGAGCTGGAGCGGCCGGGGACGATCGGTGTCGGCTACAACACGATCCGCTTCGACGACGAGTTCACCCGCCACCTGCTGTGGCGCAACCTGCTCGATCCGTATGCACGGGAGTGGCGCAACGGCTGCGGTCGCTGGGACCTGCTGGATGTGGTGCGCATGACCTGGGCGCTGCGCCCGGACGGCATCGAGTGGCCCCGCCATCCGGACGGCAAGCCGAGTTTTCGGCTGGAACACCTGAGCGCGGCCAACGGCCTCGTGCACGCCCAGGCGCACGACGCACTGTCGGACGTCGACGCGACGCTGGCGCTGGCGCGGCTGATCCGCCAGCGCCAGCCGCGTCTGTTCGACTACGCGCTGGGACTGCGTCGGCGTGAGCGCGTCATGGCGGTGTTGGGTCTGCCGGCGCTGGCGGGGCAGGCGCGGCCGTTCGTGCACATCTCCGGCCAGTTCCCGGCCGAGCGGGGGTGTCTGGCCGTGATGTGGCCGCTGGCGACGCATCCAAACAATCGCCACGAGCTGTTGGCATGGGATTTGGCATACGATCCGCGCGAGTTGGTCGACCTGCGTCCCGAAGAGGTCAGGCGGCGGATGTTTACACGCGAAGCCGATTTGCCGCCGGGCGTGCGGCGCCTGCCGCTCAAGAGTGTGCATTTGAATCGCTCACCGATGGTGGTGGCGAGTCTGTCGATATTGCGCGACGGGGCAGCGCAGCGGTTCGGGCTGGATTTGGGGCAGATCGAGCGGCACGCAGCCCATGCCGCAGCGTTGCCGGACTTGGGGGCGCTGTGGGCAGCCGTTTACGAACGGCACTCACGGGAAGAGCCCACGGATGTCGATGCAGCGCTCTACGACGGATTTATCGGTGACGAGGATCGGCGACGGTTGAACCGATTGCGCGCGCTGCCACCTGACGATCCGGCATGGCGTCACACTGGGTTTGACGATCCGCGTTTACCCGAGTTGGTGTTTCGTTTCCGCGCCCGCAACCATCCCGAGACGTTGGATGCGCAAGAGCAAGTGCGTTGGCGGGCGCATTGCGAAGAGCGTCTGCTGCGCGGCACCGGGCGCGGCATGTCGCTGTGCGCATATCGGGAGCGTCTTGGCGCATTGGCCGAAGAGGCGCGCGAGCGCGGCGACACACGGGGGCAAACGATTCTGGCAGCGCTCGGCGACTATGCGGCGGCACTCGTTCCCACGGACGCGAACGGACCAAACAGCCATGGTTGCAAATGA
- a CDS encoding sensor domain-containing protein, with protein sequence MRALFEAEQRWFSSLLDRLGIAYWCRNLDTQALWWSDGFRRMHGVAPEEPVGRERALRHVVPEDRTRVNMVLETAYVQGSGETSYRIQQPDGRVTHHVLRIAVSREPASGQRIAYGVSLDITDRVELENALRERTAYLEAIVAHLPMGLSVFDCDLKLRVWNAEFGRILELPSELLTEGRDFDELIRLPAQRGEYGDVDVEEAVAQRRAMALRFEPHRLERTRPNGRTHLVIGEPILHNGQVVGFVSTYTDITEQKQEHERLARAIDVLRTLLDNIPVGITMIDAQLRLQVWNERLLHVLDLPRELLERPGVTLPDILRYNIERGEYGPTDDVDATLAAMRERALRFEPHDFERTRPNGRVLHVRGQPLATGGYVTIYEDVTQQRTTQAEIEQQARTDALTGLLNRHALPAVLTQIIATAQREGRPVAVLFIDLDRFKAINDSLGHEVGDAVLVESARRLRTRLRNSDVVARIGGDEFVVVLTGITDAADAAHVATQLVEDLSQRIAAATGHHDAAPPLHVSPSIGIAVFPKDATRPSELLRLADIAMYHAKGEGGSGWRFYTPAMNEQVLHRIRLETRLRDAIAHDQLVLYYQPIHALTEDLPLIGFEALVRWPQPDGEILPPAAFMPVAEQSAELIEALGRWVCKTVARQRQRWRALHPGWPPLTIAINLSAKQFDRAGLAERIRRAFVDAEGATEPSALPLLGIEFEITESVMMRDPISAEEELERLREMGAHIAIDDFGTGYSSLAYIKHLPIDRIKIDRAFVHDLAHDTDDAAIVCAAVEMGHRLGRSVVAEGVETAEQLQRLHAIGCDAVQGFALARPMPAHQVPSYVQRVSRGDHLQPWLFGPFASVGTSAAA encoded by the coding sequence ATGCGGGCCTTGTTCGAGGCTGAACAGCGCTGGTTTTCCAGCCTGCTAGACCGTCTGGGCATCGCGTATTGGTGCCGCAATCTCGATACCCAGGCGTTGTGGTGGTCGGATGGATTTCGACGCATGCACGGTGTGGCCCCCGAAGAGCCCGTTGGGCGCGAACGGGCACTGCGTCACGTGGTGCCCGAAGACCGCACCCGAGTCAACATGGTGCTCGAGACCGCATACGTGCAGGGCTCGGGTGAAACGAGCTACCGTATCCAACAACCCGACGGCCGCGTCACACATCACGTCCTGCGCATCGCCGTCTCGCGCGAACCCGCCAGCGGGCAGCGTATCGCCTACGGCGTCAGCCTCGACATCACGGATCGCGTCGAGCTGGAAAACGCGTTGCGCGAGCGCACAGCCTACCTGGAGGCTATCGTCGCCCACTTGCCCATGGGGTTGAGCGTCTTTGACTGCGACCTCAAACTGCGTGTCTGGAACGCCGAGTTCGGGCGCATCCTGGAGCTGCCAAGCGAATTGCTCACCGAAGGGCGGGATTTCGACGAACTCATCCGCTTGCCGGCACAACGCGGCGAGTACGGCGACGTGGACGTGGAAGAAGCAGTTGCGCAGCGGCGTGCAATGGCGCTGCGCTTTGAGCCCCACCGGCTGGAGCGCACGCGCCCCAACGGTCGCACCCACTTGGTCATCGGTGAACCCATCCTCCACAACGGGCAAGTGGTGGGCTTCGTCTCCACCTACACCGACATCACCGAGCAAAAGCAAGAGCACGAACGTCTGGCACGTGCCATCGATGTGCTGCGCACGCTGCTGGACAACATCCCCGTGGGGATCACCATGATCGATGCCCAGTTGCGCCTGCAGGTCTGGAACGAGCGCCTGCTGCACGTGCTGGATCTGCCGCGAGAACTGCTGGAGCGCCCCGGCGTCACGCTGCCCGACATCCTGCGCTACAACATCGAGCGCGGCGAGTACGGCCCCACGGACGACGTCGACGCGACGCTCGCAGCCATGCGCGAGCGCGCGCTGCGCTTCGAGCCGCACGACTTCGAGCGCACCCGGCCCAACGGACGCGTGTTACACGTGCGCGGGCAACCCCTGGCCACCGGGGGTTATGTCACGATCTACGAGGACGTCACTCAGCAGCGCACAACGCAAGCCGAAATCGAACAACAAGCCCGCACCGACGCACTGACCGGACTGCTCAACCGCCATGCACTGCCAGCGGTGCTCACCCAAATCATTGCCACTGCCCAACGGGAAGGTCGTCCGGTGGCGGTGCTCTTCATCGACCTGGATCGCTTCAAAGCCATCAACGATTCGCTAGGGCACGAAGTCGGGGACGCCGTGCTGGTCGAGTCCGCGCGGCGGCTGCGCACGCGGCTGCGCAACAGCGACGTGGTGGCCCGCATCGGCGGCGACGAGTTCGTCGTCGTGCTCACCGGTATCACCGATGCCGCCGACGCGGCGCACGTGGCGACCCAGCTCGTGGAAGACCTCTCGCAGCGCATCGCGGCCGCCACTGGCCACCACGACGCCGCGCCCCCACTGCACGTCTCGCCATCGATCGGCATTGCGGTCTTCCCGAAGGACGCCACCCGCCCCTCCGAACTGCTGCGCCTGGCCGACATCGCGATGTATCACGCCAAAGGCGAAGGCGGATCGGGCTGGCGTTTTTATACCCCCGCGATGAACGAGCAGGTACTCCACCGCATCCGGCTGGAGACGCGCCTGCGCGATGCCATCGCGCACGACCAACTCGTTTTGTACTATCAACCCATACACGCGCTGACCGAAGACTTGCCGCTGATTGGATTCGAGGCATTGGTACGCTGGCCACAACCCGACGGCGAAATCTTGCCCCCTGCCGCCTTCATGCCCGTGGCCGAACAATCGGCCGAGCTGATCGAAGCGCTCGGGCGCTGGGTGTGCAAAACGGTTGCCCGCCAGCGCCAGCGCTGGCGCGCACTGCACCCAGGCTGGCCGCCGCTGACCATAGCGATCAACCTCTCCGCCAAACAATTCGATCGCGCGGGCTTGGCCGAGCGCATCCGCCGCGCCTTTGTCGACGCGGAAGGCGCGACGGAGCCCTCCGCACTGCCGCTGTTGGGCATCGAGTTCGAAATTACCGAAAGCGTCATGATGCGCGACCCCATTTCAGCCGAGGAAGAGCTCGAGCGCTTGCGCGAGATGGGCGCGCATATCGCCATCGACGATTTCGGCACCGGCTACTCGTCGCTCGCCTACATCAAACACTTGCCCATCGACCGCATCAAAATCGACCGGGCGTTCGTGCACGATCTGGCGCACGACACCGACGACGCCGCCATCGTCTGCGCAGCGGTGGAAATGGGCCACCGACTGGGTCGCAGCGTCGTGGCCGAAGGCGTGGAGACGGCGGAACAACTGCAGCGGCTGCACGCGATCGGATGTGACGCCGTGCAGGGCTTCGCACTCGCTCGCCCCATGCCCGCACACCAGGTACCGTCGTATGTGCAGCGCGTCAGCCGCGGCGATCATTTGCAACCATGGCTGTTTGGTCCGTTCGCGTCCGTGGGAACGAGTGCCGCCGCATAG
- a CDS encoding helicase HerA-like domain-containing protein → MSASILLARRDAVECHLLLDKANRHGLVTGATGTGKTVTLQTLAEGFSRHGVPVFMADVKGDLTGIAQPGRIEGKLAQVLAQRGLTPPEPTACPVTLWDVFGEQGHPVRATISDMGPLLLARMLDLNETQSGVLNLVFKIADDQGLLLLDLKDLRAMLQHVGDNARQYTTQYGNVSAASIGAIQRGLLALEQQGADRFFGEPMLDIADLMQTVDGRGVVNILAADKLMNAPRLYGTFLLWLLSELFEALPEVGDVDKPKLVFFFDEAHLLFADAPKVLLERIELVVRLIRSKGVGVYFVTQNPLDIPDSVLGQLGNRVQHALRAFTPRDQKAVKAAAQTMRPKPGLDLEAAITELAVGEALVSLLDAKGRPTETERVWVLPPGSRLGPVTPEERLALLRGSLVAGVYEQAVDRESAYERLRASHAGSGTATGPAPATGGGTAAGGGGGLGAMVGEVLFGRTGPRGGQHDGLVQTVVKTAVRQVGAQLGRQLVRGLLGGFVGGSGRRR, encoded by the coding sequence ATGTCCGCCTCCATCCTGCTCGCCCGCCGCGACGCCGTCGAATGCCACCTGCTGCTGGACAAGGCGAACCGCCACGGCCTCGTCACCGGTGCCACCGGCACCGGCAAGACCGTCACGTTGCAAACCCTGGCCGAGGGCTTTTCGCGCCACGGGGTACCGGTATTCATGGCCGATGTCAAGGGCGACCTGACCGGCATCGCCCAGCCCGGCCGCATCGAAGGCAAGCTGGCGCAGGTGCTCGCGCAGCGGGGCCTGACGCCGCCGGAGCCGACCGCCTGCCCCGTGACGCTGTGGGACGTGTTCGGCGAACAGGGGCACCCGGTGCGCGCCACGATCTCCGACATGGGGCCGCTGCTGCTCGCGCGCATGCTGGACCTCAACGAGACGCAATCGGGGGTGCTGAATCTCGTGTTCAAGATCGCCGACGACCAGGGCCTGCTGTTGCTGGACCTGAAGGACCTGCGCGCGATGCTGCAGCACGTGGGCGACAACGCGCGCCAGTACACGACACAGTACGGCAACGTCAGCGCCGCCAGCATCGGCGCCATCCAGCGCGGGCTGCTGGCCCTCGAGCAACAAGGGGCCGACCGCTTCTTCGGCGAGCCGATGCTCGACATCGCCGACCTGATGCAGACCGTCGATGGCCGTGGCGTGGTCAACATCCTGGCCGCGGACAAGCTCATGAACGCGCCGCGGCTGTACGGCACGTTTTTGCTGTGGCTGCTGTCGGAGCTGTTCGAAGCGCTGCCCGAGGTCGGCGACGTCGACAAGCCCAAGCTGGTCTTCTTTTTCGACGAGGCACACCTGCTGTTTGCCGACGCACCGAAGGTACTGCTGGAGCGCATCGAGCTCGTCGTGCGGCTGATTCGCTCCAAAGGGGTCGGCGTGTACTTCGTCACGCAAAACCCGCTGGACATCCCGGACAGCGTGCTCGGGCAACTCGGCAACCGCGTGCAGCACGCGCTGCGCGCGTTCACCCCGCGTGACCAGAAAGCCGTCAAGGCCGCGGCGCAGACGATGCGCCCCAAGCCCGGGCTGGACCTGGAGGCGGCGATCACCGAACTGGCGGTCGGCGAGGCGTTGGTGAGCCTGCTCGACGCCAAAGGCCGACCCACCGAGACCGAGCGCGTGTGGGTGTTGCCCCCGGGCAGCCGGCTCGGGCCGGTCACGCCCGAAGAGCGGCTGGCGCTGCTGCGCGGCTCGCTGGTCGCGGGGGTGTACGAGCAGGCGGTGGACCGCGAAAGCGCCTACGAACGCCTGCGCGCGAGTCACGCGGGCAGCGGCACGGCGACCGGCCCGGCCCCCGCGACCGGGGGCGGAACGGCAGCCGGGGGCGGCGGCGGGCTGGGCGCGATGGTCGGCGAGGTCTTGTTCGGCCGCACCGGGCCGCGCGGCGGCCAGCACGACGGTCTCGTGCAGACCGTCGTCAAGACCGCCGTACGCCAGGTGGGGGCGCAACTTGGGCGGCAGCTGGTGCGCGGGCTGCTCGGCGGATTCGTGGGCGGCTCCGGACGACGCCGGTGA
- a CDS encoding YebC/PmpR family DNA-binding transcriptional regulator, producing the protein MAGHSKWANIQHRKARQDEKRQRIWTRVVREIMIAARQGGGDPAANPRLRLAIEKAKAANMPADTIKRNIDKATGNLEGVSYEEVRYEGYGIGGAAVIVDCMTDNRVRTVAEVRHAFSKHGGNLGTEGSVAFQFQHCGQIVFEPGTSEDKVMEVALEAGADDVVTQEDGSIEVLTAPAQFEAVRDALQAAGLTPAMAEVTWRPTNTVTLTGEDAQRMQKLLDALEDLDDVQDVFHNAELAE; encoded by the coding sequence ATGGCAGGACATTCCAAGTGGGCCAATATCCAACACCGCAAGGCCCGGCAGGATGAAAAGCGCCAGCGTATCTGGACGCGCGTGGTGCGCGAGATCATGATCGCCGCCCGGCAGGGCGGGGGCGATCCAGCGGCCAACCCGCGCCTGCGCCTGGCGATCGAGAAGGCCAAGGCGGCCAACATGCCCGCCGACACCATCAAGCGTAACATCGACAAGGCGACCGGCAACCTCGAGGGCGTCAGCTACGAGGAGGTACGCTACGAGGGTTATGGCATCGGCGGTGCCGCGGTCATCGTCGACTGCATGACCGACAACCGCGTGCGCACCGTGGCCGAGGTGCGGCATGCCTTTTCCAAGCACGGCGGCAACCTCGGCACCGAAGGCTCGGTGGCGTTCCAGTTCCAGCACTGCGGCCAGATCGTCTTCGAGCCCGGCACGTCCGAGGACAAGGTGATGGAAGTGGCGCTGGAGGCCGGGGCCGACGACGTCGTCACGCAGGAGGACGGCTCGATCGAGGTGCTGACCGCGCCGGCGCAGTTCGAGGCGGTGCGCGACGCGCTGCAGGCCGCGGGCCTGACGCCCGCGATGGCCGAGGTCACGTGGCGGCCGACCAACACGGTGACCCTCACCGGCGAGGATGCGCAGCGCATGCAAAAGCTCCTGGACGCCCTGGAAGACCTGGACGACGTACAGGACGTTTTCCACAACGCGGAACTGGCGGAATGA
- the purD gene encoding phosphoribosylamine--glycine ligase has protein sequence MRVLVVGGGGREHALAWKLKQSPRAARVYVAPGNGGTARDPDLENVPITDVVALRDWALAHGIGLTVVGPEAPLAAGIVDVFRAAGLRIFGPTRAAAQLESSKAFAKAFMQRHGIPTAAHETFADPAAAHAYVDRVGAPIVVKADGLAAGKGVVVAMTAAEAHAAIDDMLVDNRLGVQHNADGARVVIESYLEGEEASFIVLVDGENVLPLATSQDHKRLLDGDAGPNTGGMGAYSPAPVVTPAVHARVMREIIEPTVRAMAAEGTPYTGFLYAGLMIAPDGTPRTLEFNCRMGDPETQPILMRLRSDLVEVLWAATEGRLDTVTLDWDPRVALGVVLAAAGYPQSPRKGDAITALPADTADAVVFHAGTALQDGRLLTNGGRVLCATALGTDVAAARERAYALVQATAFDGMQYRRDIGHRALARHGG, from the coding sequence ATACGGGTGCTGGTCGTCGGCGGCGGTGGCCGCGAGCACGCGCTGGCCTGGAAGCTCAAGCAATCCCCGCGTGCCGCGCGGGTGTACGTCGCCCCGGGCAACGGAGGCACGGCGCGTGACCCGGACCTCGAGAACGTCCCGATCACCGACGTGGTGGCGCTGCGCGACTGGGCGCTGGCCCATGGCATCGGCCTGACCGTCGTCGGCCCCGAAGCCCCGCTGGCGGCGGGCATCGTCGACGTCTTCCGCGCCGCGGGGCTGCGCATCTTCGGACCCACACGCGCGGCCGCGCAGCTCGAGAGCTCCAAGGCCTTCGCCAAGGCCTTCATGCAGCGCCACGGCATCCCGACCGCCGCGCACGAGACGTTCGCCGATCCTGCGGCGGCGCACGCGTACGTCGATCGCGTCGGCGCGCCCATCGTCGTCAAGGCCGACGGCCTCGCCGCGGGCAAGGGCGTGGTCGTCGCGATGACCGCGGCCGAAGCGCACGCCGCGATCGACGACATGCTGGTGGACAACCGGCTGGGCGTGCAGCACAACGCCGATGGTGCCCGGGTCGTGATCGAGTCGTACCTGGAGGGTGAGGAGGCCAGCTTCATCGTGCTCGTGGACGGCGAGAACGTGCTGCCGCTGGCCACGAGCCAAGACCACAAACGGCTGCTCGACGGCGACGCCGGCCCCAACACCGGTGGCATGGGCGCGTACTCGCCCGCGCCGGTGGTCACGCCCGCGGTGCACGCGCGCGTGATGCGCGAGATCATCGAGCCGACCGTGCGCGCGATGGCGGCCGAGGGCACGCCGTACACCGGGTTTCTGTACGCCGGGCTGATGATCGCGCCGGACGGCACGCCGCGCACGCTGGAGTTCAACTGCCGCATGGGCGACCCGGAGACGCAGCCGATCCTGATGCGGCTGCGCTCGGACCTGGTCGAGGTGCTGTGGGCCGCGACCGAGGGACGACTCGACACCGTCACGCTCGACTGGGACCCGCGGGTTGCGCTGGGCGTCGTGCTGGCGGCGGCGGGGTACCCGCAGTCACCGCGCAAGGGCGACGCGATCACGGCGCTGCCCGCGGACACGGCGGACGCGGTCGTCTTCCACGCCGGCACGGCGCTGCAGGACGGCCGGCTGCTCACCAACGGCGGGCGCGTGCTGTGCGCCACGGCGCTCGGCACCGACGTGGCCGCCGCGCGCGAGCGGGCGTATGCGCTGGTGCAGGCGACCGCCTTCGACGGTATGCAGTACCGCCGCGACATCGGCCACCGGGCGCTGGCGCGGCACGGCGGCTGA
- the hemF gene encoding oxygen-dependent coproporphyrinogen oxidase — MATEPVTRMREYLLGLQQRITSAISEIDGKSFLSDAWEKAPGEPLQGNGVTQILEGGEVFERAGCGFSHVSGAKLPPSATQHRPELTGAPFEALGVSLVFHPRNPYVPTVHMNVRMISAQPPGGGEPVSWFGGGMDLTPYYGFEEDARHFHRTCAQALAPFGEDKYPRFKAWCDEYFCLRHRGEQRGIGGIFYDDFSELGFEGGFALTRAVGDAFLHAYLPIVQRRVGTPYGERERQFQLYRRGRYVEFNLVWDRGTHFGLQSGGRTESILLSMPPLVRWAYDERPAPGTPEHRLLTEFLVPRDWL, encoded by the coding sequence ATGGCGACCGAGCCCGTGACGCGCATGCGTGAATACCTGCTGGGCCTGCAGCAGCGCATCACCAGCGCCATTTCCGAGATCGACGGCAAGTCGTTCCTGTCCGACGCTTGGGAAAAAGCCCCGGGCGAGCCGTTGCAGGGCAACGGCGTGACGCAGATCCTCGAGGGTGGCGAGGTGTTCGAGCGCGCCGGCTGCGGCTTCTCGCACGTCAGCGGCGCCAAGCTGCCGCCGTCGGCGACGCAGCACCGGCCGGAACTCACCGGGGCCCCGTTCGAGGCGCTGGGGGTATCGCTGGTGTTTCACCCGCGCAACCCGTACGTGCCGACGGTGCACATGAACGTGCGCATGATCAGCGCCCAGCCGCCGGGCGGCGGCGAGCCGGTGAGCTGGTTTGGCGGCGGTATGGACCTGACGCCGTACTACGGCTTCGAGGAGGACGCGCGGCATTTCCACCGCACCTGCGCGCAGGCGCTCGCGCCGTTCGGCGAGGACAAGTACCCCCGCTTCAAGGCGTGGTGTGACGAGTATTTCTGCCTGCGCCACCGGGGTGAGCAGCGCGGCATCGGCGGTATTTTTTACGACGACTTCTCGGAGCTGGGCTTCGAGGGCGGCTTTGCGCTGACGCGCGCGGTGGGGGATGCGTTCTTGCACGCCTACCTGCCGATCGTGCAGCGGCGCGTCGGCACGCCCTATGGCGAGCGCGAGCGCCAGTTCCAGCTCTACCGCCGCGGGCGCTACGTCGAGTTCAACCTGGTGTGGGACCGGGGCACGCACTTCGGTCTGCAGTCGGGGGGGCGCACCGAGTCGATCCTGTTGTCGATGCCGCCGCTGGTGCGCTGGGCGTACGATGAGCGCCCGGCCCCCGGCACGCCCGAGCACCGCCTGCTGACCGAGTTCCTGGTGCCCCGGGACTGGCTGTGA
- the nadD gene encoding nicotinate (nicotinamide) nucleotide adenylyltransferase → MPDRSGPVGRRVGVFGGAFDPPHVAHRALAEVALRQLALDELRIVPTGQAWHKARALTDADQRVAMCRLAFADLPGVRVDTREIERAGPSYTVDTLTALRAEQSGAAQFLVVGADQWLAFRTWHRWAEILRLATVAVANRPLEDGGGALPDLGRVGLPHVVLAVPPLAVSATAVRERWWDPVAGPAVRALVSPAVARYISEHRLYASAAGPATPHPEHP, encoded by the coding sequence ATGCCGGACCGCTCCGGCCCGGTCGGGCGACGCGTCGGCGTCTTTGGCGGGGCGTTCGACCCGCCCCACGTGGCGCACCGGGCGCTCGCCGAGGTGGCGCTGCGCCAGCTCGCGCTCGACGAGCTGCGCATCGTCCCCACCGGGCAGGCGTGGCACAAGGCGCGCGCGCTCACCGACGCCGACCAACGGGTGGCGATGTGCCGGCTCGCCTTCGCGGACCTGCCGGGCGTGCGGGTGGACACGCGGGAGATCGAGCGTGCCGGGCCCAGCTACACGGTCGATACGCTTACCGCGCTGCGCGCCGAGCAGTCGGGGGCGGCGCAGTTCCTGGTCGTGGGGGCGGACCAGTGGCTCGCCTTTCGCACCTGGCACCGCTGGGCGGAGATCCTGCGCCTGGCGACCGTCGCGGTGGCCAATCGCCCGCTGGAGGACGGCGGCGGTGCGTTGCCGGACTTGGGCCGTGTTGGCCTGCCCCACGTGGTCCTGGCGGTGCCGCCACTGGCGGTCAGTGCCACCGCCGTGCGTGAGCGCTGGTGGGACCCCGTGGCCGGGCCGGCCGTACGGGCACTGGTGTCCCCCGCCGTCGCGCGGTATATTTCCGAACACCGGCTCTACGCCTCCGCGGCGGGGCCGGCGACTCCACACCCCGAACATCCATGA
- the rsfS gene encoding ribosome silencing factor, translating into MSETAAQRQLQRLQRAIVDGLEDVKAQDIQVFNTAAMTPLFERVVIASGTSNRQTKALAASVRDKVVEAGFAKPRTEGEDNGEWIIIDCGTAVVHVMQPAIRQYYRLEEIWGGKPVRLRKAPAPAAARPSDPVGPGETAPRGTTRRATSTPRAASPVADTAPSAKKPATTRTRRASPKASATDGAGATSAPKPRTRRQRKARGDA; encoded by the coding sequence ATGAGCGAAACCGCTGCACAACGCCAACTGCAACGACTCCAGCGCGCCATCGTCGATGGTCTGGAAGACGTCAAAGCCCAGGACATCCAGGTCTTCAACACCGCCGCGATGACGCCGCTGTTCGAGCGGGTGGTGATCGCCAGCGGCACCTCCAACCGCCAGACCAAGGCGCTGGCCGCCAGCGTGCGCGACAAGGTGGTCGAGGCCGGCTTTGCCAAGCCGCGCACCGAAGGCGAGGACAACGGCGAGTGGATCATCATCGACTGCGGCACGGCCGTCGTGCACGTGATGCAGCCCGCCATCCGCCAGTACTACCGGCTGGAGGAGATCTGGGGCGGCAAGCCGGTGCGGCTGCGCAAGGCCCCGGCGCCGGCCGCGGCCCGGCCGTCCGACCCGGTGGGTCCGGGTGAGACCGCACCGCGTGGCACGACCAGGCGCGCCACGTCGACGCCGAGGGCCGCATCCCCGGTAGCCGACACCGCCCCATCGGCGAAAAAACCGGCGACAACACGGACGCGCCGCGCGTCCCCCAAAGCCTCCGCAACGGATGGGGCGGGGGCGACGTCGGCGCCCAAGCCACGAACACGGCGCCAGCGTAAGGCTCGCGGCGACGCATGA